A window of Fusarium musae strain F31 chromosome 1, whole genome shotgun sequence genomic DNA:
TGCCAGAGTCGGGCAGAAGGCTCGTGCACTTAGTTCCACGCCATCTCTCACTCGATCCAGGAGAAGCCATTCTATCCTCTCCCACACTGATGAGCCTCCGACTCAAACAAACGAATCAGCATCCAAAATTaaggatgaagatgctaCACCTCGGCCCACCGAAGACACAGGCGATACTACCGCCGATGAGAGCGTCCCTGGTCGGCCTCAGATCATGACTCCTGGCAGTGTCTCTTCGCGCCTCTATAAACGAAAGAGACAAATTACACCGGTCAACCCACCACCCGAGACAACTCAAGTTCTTTGGACCCGAGGTTTCACTAAAGTTTCGTCATCTGCTCTGGATCAGATTTCTAGCCACCGAGATGCGAACATGTTTGCTACCAGGCTCCGTGAGAAGGATGCGCCAAATTATCGCCAGATTGTGCTGCAGCCTCAAGATATAACATCCATCCGGTCTGCTATCAAGCATGGGAATAAGGCGGCTGTTCAGGCCGCAGCCGGTCTTCCCGGCGGTGATCCCGGTACTGCGCACGTGTGGCTACCTATATCTGACGAGCTTGTTCCTCCAAAGGGCATTATCAACAGTGCTCAGCTTGAGCGCGAACTTGTCCACATGTTCTGCAATGCCATTATGTACAATGCTGACCCCGATCGCGGTCCTGGGCCTGGATTTATGAAACGCTCgcaggacgaggaggaggaagaagtagTGGGCTACCGCCTCGACGAGAATGGCGTTGTAAAAAATACCCGCAGCATGTTTGTAGAGGTCGAAAAGCTCTTAGGTGACCTACGAAGTGCGGAAAAGGAGCGTAGCGCGCCTCCGCCTTCGGCTGCTCGTCCAGCCAGCGTCGCTACCCCCGCTGAGGAAACGggcgacgacgaagatgagggtGAACGTGAGACTGGAACAGCCAAAAGGCGTCGCATAGGAGCCCGGGGCTGATCGTCCTGATCCGCACTAATTTAAAAGACCACTATGTCTTTCTACTGAATGTCGGCTTCATAAACTGTAAAGGGAAGCAGCATGTAATTTTTGTTATTATTGTGTACAGCGTCTAGAATAGCTAGCCTCTCGATAATCGCCAACCGATCCAGATCCATGCCACTTTGACTCAGACCTTTTGTATGCGTAATTTATCCCCTTGTCATAGGCTAGTAACATGCCCGATCACGCTGCGGTAAACTCCCTGCGCCTTTGCTAATATTCATGTGCCATCATGCCATCATGCCATCATCAGGTCTCGAGTGCTGGATTTATTCGAGCTTCGGAACCCCTTGTGATGTGCTTGATCGATTACTATGTGCACCCTTCCTGGAActtgcatcatcatcggcagGTCTCTTGCGAGGCCAGTCGGGGCATATATCAATGTTGTCCCTCGGAAACCACCACTctagaaagagaaaaaagaggtaaTCCACAACACAACAAAGACAGAAGAGCTTTCCAGCCCAGATACCACAACCATAGTAGCGCTTCAGACGATCTATAAGAGCAAAGTTGCGTATGCGGCTACCGTAACCTGATGTATCAATACCGTAGAATTCATCCTCAGGGATGGTGCCCGAAATGCCATCATAAACGCGTTCCGTGCGCAGAGCGACATTTTGCCATGAGTACATCTTTTTGACTTGTTCGTGGAATTTCTCGGTACGAATCTTTCCCGCACGCATCGCACTGATGGCCTTGCTTGTGGCGAGGACGATatcgtcttcttctggttTGGCGAAAGTCGTCATATGCGAAGGCAGGACTTCTGGGATGCCGCCAACCTGTGTACACACGACATAAAGCCCACAGCTGGCGGCCTCAACAATGACAGTTCCGAAAGCTTCGGTCAGAGACGGGTGGAGGTATATGTGACCTCGAACCATGACATCTCTTACTTCTTCGTGACGGATGGGACCGAGCATCTCGACACGATCCTGGAGCACGTTTGTTTCGATCATTTGTTCAAGATCGATGGCTTTGGGGCCAGAGCCGGCAATGATAAAGCGGGTGTTTGGATGATTTTCCAACACACGAGGAATAGAGGCAATAAGGAGATCAGTGCCTTTGTTGTAGAACAAGCGCGAGATGACGACGATTGTGATGGTATCGCGAGGTCCGATACGCTGAGGTGGAGGATAGACTGGTCCTTCTGAGCCAAAAGTCGTGGCTTGGGGAGATGGTGACGCTGGGACATCCTTGGGACGAAAGTTTTCTGCAACAACAGCGTTTGGTATCACAGAGACCATGACTGGATCGAGTGATGCGCGAAGGACCGTGTTTTCCTTACTAAGACTCGTCAATAAACACTGGTATAGTTCGTTCAATAGATTGCTGTCTTACCATGTATGGCTGACACATATGCTGTGATCAACATCACTCAAAGTaaacttgaggagcttgtttGTGAGAATTGTTCCAGCGTCGGCAAAGCCAAAGAGCGAATGATCTGTAAAAACAGTACGTAACCCCATGGTACGAGCATGCAAGATAGCTTCATGGCATAGACTGCTAAGGCTGCCATGACCATGCACAATCTCGATGCGCTCGCGTATGCAAATGTTTCTAAAAATGGGGAAGAATGAAAAGACCGTTGGAAACGTTGCGGAACGATAGATAACGAGGAAAGGAACGTGATAGACCTTGACGCCGTTTGTGAGGTACCGCACGCCCTTCCGGTCGTCGTAGGCATGAGTTATGATGATGACTTTGTGGCCACGGTCGACAAGCTTCGTAGCGAGTTGGTAAATGTGAGATTCGATGCCTCCTGGTTgcgggaagaagaagtcgctGACCATGGCGATATTGTACGTGCGGCGTGTCATGATGGCAGTTGAGAATGAAAAGGGGGATGCAGCATGACTGTATTTTTGATTGAGTGTGTACAGAGGCCAGCACTTGCTGAGGCTTCCAATATTTGCGCTTAGTTGAAGTTTTTGTTGGTATTGGTTATTGTGATGAGATATCTGTCGTATCTCAACTTGTACTCGAGTAAACTGTATACGTACAGAGTGAGTTCAATGCTTGAGCGAGCTGAGCAGGTTGCGAGTATACCAGTGGAGTCGGTAGGTCACTAAAGAAACTACCTAACTTAAGTACCGACTTTAGGGTATCACAAAGGAAagagtaggtacctaggtagtctcTGTTGATCAATATCAACGGTGTTTCCAAGGCGTTTTATATGTCATATGTCATATTGGTAGTGAAACGAAGGTGTCAATTAGGAGAAGGTGAACTTTTAAGCAAGATATCTCAAACACTCCACGAAGCTACCTCTGCGAAAGCTTGGGCTGTTCTGGTAGAAACAAGACTAGCCTTTTTTGCTCAAGCGTTTCCTCCAGTGTTAGCGGATCAATTTATGATTTCAGCGGTGTAAAGCGGCAGAACCTCAATAAGACCAGGAACTATCCAAAAATTTGGGAATCGAAGCACTTCGGGCCTCTCCATTGCGATTGATTCTACACAGCATTTTCGAGAAAATGTACGCCAGATATATACCTCCCTCTAAGGGTAGAGGCAACTCAaatgcttcttctcctcactcGTCATCAAACCCTTCAAACAGCACTGCTCCTACTCCTACAACGAATGCCTTCGGTTTTTCGCGATACGTCCCTCCGAGCGCAAAGCCCATACCTCAATCTATGTACAACGAGACTCCTCAAGTCCAATACTTCGATGACGCACCGCCCACAAATACCAAGCGCAAAATAGATTCTTCAGATGAGAGCAAAGGAATAACAGGCCCTGAtagcaagaagcccaagatagAAGAGCCAACTATACAAAAGGATAGAGAAGATGCGccgaaaaagaagaagaaggtcagaAGAGGCAAGCGAAGAACTGGAGCTACCAATGAAGAACGCGACGATGACGGCATCAAGCCCGCGCAAGAGGCCCCTGAGATCAAACCGAAGGAAGCAGATGCAACGCACGAAGAGAGCCAGACTATGGATGAAGGTTCTGCAAAGGGCAAGGAAAAGCCGAAACGAGAaatgaaggaaaagaaagagaagaggaagtcaAATAATGAAGAGCAAGAATCAGAAGTTCCTGACAGACCTGTTcccgaggacgaggatcgCAGCGAGGATGTTTCCATGACCGACGTGGCAGAACCCATTGAGACTGTGCCTGAACCTACCGAACCAGCggcagatgaggatgataaAAGACGGAAGCgcagggaaaagaaaaagaaggaaaaggaaactGAGCCAGCagaggaacaagaagatgaactGCAGACAAATCAGCGCCACAAGACGGTCATGAGTAAGCTGGAGAAGTCTCTTAAGCTTGCCAGTGAGCTGCCTGCGGACGaacaggatgaagaagatcagGGCGAATTACACGGTCTCGAACCTTTGCCTCAACCGGAGCCGGTCAGCTCTCTGACGACCTCGAAGCCGAACTACAAGATTCTACCCTCTTGGCTCGAGGATCCCATCCGTGTCTCTCAAGACACACGTACACCCTTCGCTGAACTGGAGATCATTCCCAAAGCTTGTCGAGTGTTAGAGGAGAAGGGATTCCGAGATGCCTTCGCTGTGCAAACTGCCGCAATCCCTCTCCTGCTGCCAACAAGCAAGCCACGCGGAGATGTGCTTATATCTGCGGCGACCGGTTCTGGTAAGACATTGGCTTATGCCCTGCCTGTCGTACGGGATATCAGTCAAGGTTGCCTCACGAGGCTGCGTGCACTAGTAGTGCTGCCAACACGTGAGTTGGTTAAGCAAGCTCAAGAAACCTTTGAACTATGCGCTAGAGCATTCGATGGTGGTGATCGAAAAAGAGTGCGAGTGGGCATCTCCATTGGTAGCCAGTCGCTTGAGGCCGAGCAGAAAGCCTTTATAGATCAGGAGCTTCGATATGACCCTGATACATACAAGAAGCTGAAACAAGAGACACAACGTCGAAACCAACTGAAGTGGGGCCTTTCGTCATCagaacatctccaagatctcgaCAAGGAGGATACAGACCCTCGGTTGAGTCACATGAACGGATATGTGGTTGATTACCTTTCCAAAATAGATGTTCTGATATGCACTCCTGGACGACTGGTTGAGCATATGGAGCAAACAAGGGGCTTCAACCTGGATTACGTTCGATGGCTGGTAGTTGATGAGGCAGATAAGCTACTTGCTCAGAGCTTCCAAGGCTGGCTTGACCTCGTTATGGAAAAGTTCCGCATCAATAAGTTTACCGCACGAGACTTCCATGGCATGGACTTTTCTGGTGTTCGTAAGGTCATTCTGAGTGCCACGCTCACAAGAGATCTGAGTCTTCTCAACCAATTAGGTCTGCAAAGACCACGACTGATTGTCCTGGAGAGCGATGGCGATATCCAGATTGCTGAGCATTCTCTGCCCGCATCGCTGAAAGAGCATGCAATTAGAGTGCACGACAGCAACCTCAAGCCCCTCTACTTGCTTGATCTACTCCGCAGTCAGGACATGCTCATGGCGAGCCCTAAcaaagacgaagaggaacccaaggccgaagaagctgaagattcAGCTACTAGTTCTAACTCAAGCTCCAGTTCTGACTTCGACTCCGACTCCGACTCCGACTCTGATACTACTTCTGACACTAGCTCGGGCACATCTTCTGACTCGGACTCGGACACAGAGTCCAGTGCCAAACCCAAGGTTTCGGGACGCACACTTAAGTCTCACATCCCTATTTCTCTTATTTTTACAAAGTCCAACGAATCTGCACTTCGTTTGTCACGACTACTCGCCTTGCTGGATCCCTCCTTGACAGACCACATTGGCACACTCACGTCAACCACACCAACACACATCCGTCGCAAGACTCTCCGGGCCTTCTCTACTGCCTCGTCTCCCATTTGCCTCCTTGTCGCCTCCGACCTTGTCGCTCGTGGTATCGATCTTCCCAACCTTGACCACGTAATCAACTACGACCTACCGCCTAGTGTAGCCGGCTATGTTCACCGAGTTGGTCGAACAGCTCGAGCTGGAAGGTCAGGATGTGCATGGACACTCGTTGGTGACGATGAGAGTGGTTGGTTCTGGGGCAAGATTGCCAAGGGCGCTGGAGTCAAGAGAGCACAAAAGGTTGGGCGAACAAGGATTGAGGAAATCGATGAAAAGAGAGTGGAAGATTATGAGGCTGCTTTGGAGAAGTTGGGTAAGGAAGCAGGAAGGTAACCGATTTTATACTATAGACACCGCTAGATGGCAGCACTGTGGTGCCCTGCGGCTTATATGTCAGAACATGGACATGTCTGAGATATCTAATTTTCGATACCCGCTCGGACTTATTTCTCGTAATAACCTCGTTCATGTTCGCTTTGGCTGGTGATTTATTGCTGACTGATCAACTCAAGGGCTGGTTGTGAGCATACAGGCAGGCTGTCAAAGAATACATATTACGACGCTACACACCCCTACAGTCGGCAAGCCGGAAGTCAGGCATCTACCCATTTGACCCATGTACTTCATAGATGCTCCGTGTTTTGCCCCCTTGAATTCGATTGTACTTTCATGCCGTCAAATTAATCCTCGCTCCAGTTGTTCCGTTCGATAACAGCCGATGGCACGACTCTGGGACCTAATTCATTCTCATATACACTCCCGTAACCCTGTGATGACCTCTCTGGACGCTGATGGGtggtctcttcttcctcgatgaCATCTCTGTCCCTGTCGATCAGTAAAGGGCGGCAGCCATCACGATGCTGTTCTGATTGTCCACGGTCATGGTTTCTCCAGTTACTCAACCAACTGGAATCTCTTTTGGTTAGGAGGAGCCCGAGTACCTTGATATTATCTCAGTATCTAAATCCTTACGAATCTTGAAGTTCGCTTTCAACACACCTGTATCAGCCCGACGCCGAGGACGACAGAGAAGTCCAATGATGACAGTGTCTGTAAGGCTCCTAACCAAGGTTCACGACAGGGACTTGTTCTTCCATATGTTTCAGCACAGCTGCTGGGCGCTGTATTTGGGAAAGGGTAGGCTCGGTCTCGGATTGAATTGAGCCCGCAGCAATCAAACGTATCCTGAATACGGCTTATACTGCGTGCATCATGAGCACGAAACATATCCATCCACTTCTTATCAAGCATGCATCCCATCATTTCTGATGGTACTGCGCGCTCTAGAAGTAGTGTTGCCAAGATAGTAGTgacaagagcttgaaggaCCTGGAAAATCAAAGGAGCAAGCTTGGCTACGCCGCTAGAAGACGACTTGGTGGTAAAAGCTGTATTCAGAAACCCCAGAATCGGGAGAATCGCGGTAAGGATTGACAATGTTGGCGAGATAGGGAGTGAGAGGGTTGAACTGCGGATATGGACGATTCTATACAAGAGTCAGACCTCACCTACTAACTTGACTTACATGAAGCTCACATTGCTGTTATGAGCAGCACAAGGCTGAGCTAAGGAACTTGGTCAGTCATAGCCTATTAACCCCGTTGTACTCAATAATTGCCTTACCATCAAACATCGAACTGTGGGGTGAATCATATTGTTGTTCCTCGCACTCGAGCAGCTAAATTCAAGTGTAAGAATGTAAATAAGCCTAAATTCGAAAAGAAGAATTTACGGAATGATGTTTCTTGAAGCTGTCTGATCAATGACAAAGTCCTTCCCCGCTTTCATGCGGGAGGCCGACCAGGGGATACCCAGAAATGACAAATGTCTCCTTTATCTTACCTGCTAAGTCTGAATACCTTTTGCTGTGTCCCGAACTTTAGTCTTATTTAAGCCAGGTGCATACATGTACCGTGATTGATTGCTTTGTCTCTTGACGATACTAAGGAATGTTCACATACAGCTGAAGTATCTTGTGTTGCACAAAGCAATATATTTCAGCACAACTAGCTCCGTAGTACATACAACATTGCGAAAATTATGTCTGTACATCCTCCATGCACTCTCATATATGAGACAGCGTTCAGATATCCGTATCCCACTGATATTGGCAGGATTGCCAAAGCGAATGTGAAATCTAGCGAAGTCGGGCACCTTGCGAAAGAAAGTATCAATATCATATAATATAGACAAAAGAGACGTAAGAGGGGATGGGTTTATTGGCTTCCTGTCATAAAGGAGCATAGAAAAGATCCAAACAGGATATGAAAAACATGAAAGAAGGGACTAACTGACGAAGACAGCTCATGATATAAGTTCATATGTTAGTAATACCCGCCATTATTTGGAAGACTAAGATCAATGCTATTTGGCATCATCGATACCTTGTAGTCGAATTGTTGGTATGCTGCATCGTCTCCCAGGGACGTGGCCGAGCTGTCACTGGCTTGATATGTATCCGAGGAGTCTGCGGACTCATTCATATCAAACGTTGCCGAGTGATGCAGCATGGCCCCGTCGCCTATGTCTTGAAAGTCGAAAGGCTCCTCTCCCAAGTCTTCTGGGGTAAATGAGTAATAGTCCAAGCAGGAGTAAAGCCCAAAATCGTCAGCTGCCGTTGACGTCTCTTCTGGGCTGAGCCCTGGGAAAGGAAGCTTATCTGCAATTATACGTGGCAGCTCTTGCAGACGTTCCATGACAGTCACCTTCATTTGGGGTTCCCAGTCGTTGAATGCATCTTCTACTACCATGGCGACTTGGTGTTGAATTGCTGGCTTTGCCTTGATCCAGTAGTCACGCCATTCCTTAGGGGTTTCGACCTTGGCGGCTGTTGCCCGAGTGGTTGAGAGTGAAGGATCATAATCTTGGGATATGACTcagtctttatatattttagggTGTGTTCGGAAGAGATCCTGTAACTTACAAGGCGAGGGAATGTCAGGAGAGTCAGGCTTGACATCAAATAGAGCACAGTACCACTCCCTCCACTTCTCAACGGGGTTCATCCTCACTCTTGTTTTCAGTTTCTTCGCTTGTTCCTCGTCGTAGCCATCCAGGAGGTTTCTTTGAAGGCTGCTTGTCTCTTTTACTAGGCACGGAGTCTTCATCCTTTGATGGTCCTTGAGATCTTTCTCATCGTCAAACCGGAGAAGGCATCGATTGCATTGATGTGGAGACAGACTGTGTCTCCGCTCGAGATGTTCCCTAGATATCACTGTCAGTAAACTGCCTCATTAAGGGGTAAGTTCGACTCACTTTACTCGGCCGATCTCCAACCACCCCGGGCCACAACATGTTCTCTCAGTGCCGAATCTCTTGGGGTCCTTTTGATAGTAAGGGCAAGCAAATCGAGGGCGAGAGTCATCCTTTGTGGTTTTTGTCCTCTTGTTGTCCTTCTTTCTACCCAACTTATcgtctccttcttcctcattctCACCTTCGTCTCTGCCACTTTGACCTTTGGATCTCTTCTGGCCAGCGGACTGTGGTATGTGTTTTCCTGCCTGGAAAGCACGCGAGCTGTGTGATCTGGAAGTATGCTCACACTCATCCTCGAGTGCTTCCAGTCTTCTTTCAACACATTCCGAGATTGCAGCCATCAAATTATCAACAATGTTCTGCTTACGCCGTCTCAGTTCTTTGTTGATGCAGTAGTCCAGGTAGGCCGCCGACGGGTTCGTGGGCTCGACGTCGAATTGATTGGGATCGGCGGCTTGCACTTCAACACTGTGAGGAAAGGGCACGTTGAGAAGCTTTTCACACTTTTCTATGGCCTCGCGACGGATTCTTGCAGCAGGTGAATTGCCTTGACCGCTCCTTAGGGCGTGTTAGCCTCATCATGAAGGTGGACTTTGATATGGCGATGACTTACTGAGCGCCAGGCGAACCTCGACGGCCCTGACCGCTCTCCTGGTCGTTGCTGGTTCGGGGTTTATTTGATCCACCACTTGAAGGATTCTGGAAGCAGTCAGTACATACCCAGCTTTTTGAAGTGAGAGCGTGTGGTACTTGTTGAGAGCGTTGGCTCTGAGTGAGTTCGGGTGATGCGGAAGACCTCTTGTTTCTAGTTACAAAGACTTGTTCTTCCGAATCTTGCTGAGGCATATCCGATCGCTGGTAAACCAGACGACGGTGTTGAATCAATGAGGAGAAATTGAATTGATGGTACAATTTTATGAACCGTTTCTTTCCCGAAAGGTATCGGTTTGTGAAGGCGTAGCGTTTATGTTGCAGGGAGAATTGGCTTGCTTTGTCCACCACAGAGGGCATTATCAAAAGTTGGCTGGTTGATTCATTTGCATGTTTAGTTTGATTTAGTTGATGCGTGGATTTGGTTGTTGCAAATAAATACTGTTAAAGCGCTTTGAATGGAAATCTGCCTGATATTGAAAAGAAACTTTCTCAAAACAATCTTTGTCGAGCCGAAGCCTGGGGGGCACAAAGACGGGGAGTGTGAGGTTTAAATAGTTAGTGAGAGCCCCACGATAATCCCTTCACGTTCAATCTCCCGCAGTTGCGAACTCCGCAAAGCCGGGCGTGGCTTCTCCGAGTGAGATCGTACATTGATAGTGCTCATTTGAAAGCTGAAATTATATTGGATGACAACAATCCAGAAG
This region includes:
- the GPI3 gene encoding Phosphatidylinositol N-acetylglucosaminyltransferase gpi3 subunit (EggNog:ENOG41~BUSCO:EOG09262TO9~CAZy:GT4), producing MTRRTYNIAMVSDFFFPQPGGIESHIYQLATKLVDRGHKVIIITHAYDDRKGVRYLTNGVKVYHVPFLVIYRSATFPTVFSFFPIFRNICIRERIEIVHGHGSLSSLCHEAILHARTMGLRTVFTDHSLFGFADAGTILTNKLLKFTLSDVDHSICVSHTCKENTVLRASLDPVMVSVIPNAVVAENFRPKDVPASPSPQATTFGSEGPVYPPPQRIGPRDTITIVVISRLFYNKGTDLLIASIPRVLENHPNTRFIIAGSGPKAIDLEQMIETNVLQDRVEMLGPIRHEEVRDVMVRGHIYLHPSLTEAFGTVIVEAASCGLYVVCTQVGGIPEVLPSHMTTFAKPEEDDIVLATSKAISAMRAGKIRTEKFHEQVKKMYSWQNVALRTERVYDGISGTIPEDEFYGIDTSGYGSRIRNFALIDRLKRYYGCGIWAGKLFCLCCVVDYLFFLFLEWWFPRDNIDICPDWPRKRPADDDASSRKGAHSNRSSTSQGVPKLE
- a CDS encoding hypothetical protein (BUSCO:EOG09261EM7), with translation MYARYIPPSKGRGNSNASSPHSSSNPSNSTAPTPTTNAFGFSRYVPPSAKPIPQSMYNETPQVQYFDDAPPTNTKRKIDSSDESKGITGPDSKKPKIEEPTIQKDREDAPKKKKKVRRGKRRTGATNEERDDDGIKPAQEAPEIKPKEADATHEESQTMDEGSAKGKEKPKREMKEKKEKRKSNNEEQESEVPDRPVPEDEDRSEDVSMTDVAEPIETVPEPTEPAADEDDKRRKRREKKKKEKETEPAEEQEDELQTNQRHKTVMSKLEKSLKLASELPADEQDEEDQGELHGLEPLPQPEPVSSLTTSKPNYKILPSWLEDPIRVSQDTRTPFAELEIIPKACRVLEEKGFRDAFAVQTAAIPLLLPTSKPRGDVLISAATGSGKTLAYALPVVRDISQGCLTRLRALVVLPTRELVKQAQETFELCARAFDGGDRKRVRVGISIGSQSLEAEQKAFIDQELRYDPDTYKKLKQETQRRNQLKWGLSSSEHLQDLDKEDTDPRLSHMNGYVVDYLSKIDVLICTPGRLVEHMEQTRGFNLDYVRWLVVDEADKLLAQSFQGWLDLVMEKFRINKFTARDFHGMDFSGVRKVILSATLTRDLSLLNQLGLQRPRLIVLESDGDIQIAEHSLPASLKEHAIRVHDSNLKPLYLLDLLRSQDMLMASPNKDEEEPKAEEAEDSATSSNSSSSSDFDSDSDSDSDTTSDTSSGTSSDSDSDTESSAKPKVSGRTLKSHIPISLIFTKSNESALRLSRLLALLDPSLTDHIGTLTSTTPTHIRRKTLRAFSTASSPICLLVASDLVARGIDLPNLDHVINYDLPPSVAGYVHRVGRTARAGRSGCAWTLVGDDESGWFWGKIAKGAGVKRAQKVGRTRIEEIDEKRVEDYEAALEKLGKEAGR